Proteins co-encoded in one Sander vitreus isolate 19-12246 chromosome 9, sanVit1, whole genome shotgun sequence genomic window:
- the ahsg1 gene encoding alpha-2-HS-glycoprotein 1: MENGELFSSTVGVAFRAVMANCTVKMSIRNTDTNITKYECDTRQEKTNLEMVRICPDCPTLQPLNSTEGLKYVNEAVSKFNQNTTNQHYYILKEVGRIRLGYMFSAGMAYYAEFALVETNCPMGSRINPEACKPLCPDRAHHAFCKSTYFRSTGLQSVECEFYPPSNTTALGPGEQEPVCRHHVGGHHPHAGSGRPLLGPRGGDGHPPLVGGGPPPHARDGHGGPPPHARDGHGGPPPHARVGHVGPPPHARDGHVGQHHDSDARIDHHHDSDGYGGHHHAGHPDQEKQHHRPPFGSKHQFHAWHRFHRCRGSDPALHPICPWPRTWRRPSPRGED; the protein is encoded by the exons GAGAGTTGTTTTCCTCCACGGTGGGCGTGGCGTTCAGA gCGGTGATGGCTAACTGTACCGTAAAGATGAGCATTAGAAATACTGACACCAACATCACCAAGTATGAGTGTGACACACGACAAG aAAAAACCAACCTGGAGATGGTGAGGATTTGTCCTGACTGTCCCACACTGCAACCACTGAACAGCACTGAAGGTCTGAAGTATGTTAATGAAGCTGTGAGCAAATTCAACCAGAACACCACCAACCAGCACTACTACATCCTGAAGGAAGTGGGACGGATCAGACTTGGG TACATGTTCTCTGCAGGGATGGCCTACTATGCTGAGTTTGCCCTTGTGGAGACTAATTGTCCAATGGGAAGCAGAATCAATCCAGAGGCATGCAAACCCCTCTGCCCCGACAGAGct CATCATGCTTTCTGCAAGTCAACTTACTTCAGGTCAACCGGACTCCAGTCAGTTGAGTGTGAATTCTATCCCCCATCG AACACAACTGCCCTTGGCCCTGGTGAGCAAGAGCCCGTATGCAGGCATCATGTGGGTGGCCATCATCCCCATGCAGGCAGTGGCAGACCTCTCCTTGGTCCCCGTGGCGGCGATGGCCATCCTCCCCTTGTAGGcggtggccctcctccccatgcCAGAGATGGCCAcggtggccctcctccccatgcCAGAGATGGCCAcggtggccctcctccccatgcCAGAGTTGGCCACGttggccctcctccccatgcCAGAGATGGCCACGTTGGCCAACATCATGACAGCGATGCCCGCATTGACCACCATCATGACAGCGATGGCTACGGTGGCCACCATCATGCCGGCCATCCTGACCAAGAAAAGCAGCATCATAGGCCCCCATTCGGTTCCAAACACCAATTCCATGCCTGGCATCGCTTCCATCGCTGCCGTGGATCGGACCCAGCTCTCCACCCCATTTGCCCCTGGCCTCGTACTTGGCGCCGCCCCAGCCCCAGAGGCGAGGACTGA